A region of the Mangifera indica cultivar Alphonso chromosome 10, CATAS_Mindica_2.1, whole genome shotgun sequence genome:
tctctcTCAAGTTCaacttgtttgaatttgaatacaAACTAACTCAGTTTAAGTTCAACTCtcttaataaaacacataattatatctctatctttttttcttgtattttggTTTAGTTCAACTGTAAACACTTAAtttaaatggccaaaggactatttcccacccaaactatgctcaATTATCAAAGTTCCCCCTgttaactatggaaatatcgTTTACTCacccataaacagttaaaattaactatagtaaaggtgaaattattatttcatatttaattttaaaaataaacttaaatatgatttcatttcccctcataaatttaaaaaactaacttttctcccctaagccaagtttgaaaagatcacatttctcCCCCTGGGGTTTAGCTTTCAAACGCGTTCACTTTCTCCAGCGCCATCGTCggccgtctctccctcctgacggtttctcttccactgaCGGCTTGTCTTAACTCCACCCCAACCTATTCCGATGTCGAgagacgtcgtctgggaagagaaatcgtcttcccagacgaagacgagtcttcttcatctgggaagacgatcgtcttcccaaacaacgatttctcttcccaaatgACGTTTCTCAacgtcggatgggttggggtgggccatcggtggaagagaaaccgtcgggagggagagatggCCAGCAATGACGGCGGAGAAAGTAAACGCCTTTGGAAacaaaaccctaaggggggggaatgtgattttcaaatttggcttagggaataaaatgttagtttttaaacttttagggtggaaaatgagattaaatttttaagggttagaattctgttaaatttaaccgatcatAGGTGAGTAAACGGTATTTCCATAGTCAGTAAGGAGAACTTTGAGAATtgagcatagtttgggtgggaaatagtccgtTGGCCAATTTAAATTTAGGAAGTTGACTTGAAACAAAccagtttggtttaaatttgtaatcgacttgattcaaactgaatttaatttgataatttaactcaagtttaattcaaaatttcttccaACGATACTATTAAcgtcatttataatattactcatcttACCAATGAtacaatttatcatattaataacttttcaacggtatttttaatcaaattaaattcaacataattaatccaaatcaaattaaagtcaACTCATATTAAAATtcgactcaatttgaatctgccctaaaaattcatttatcaaaTATCACCATATCCAGTATTTAATctcaattaattaacaaattaataaaatttgttatattaaattttatagagCCCAAGCCCCTTCTTGTGGACCCTGACTGGGTAGAGTCTTTGGGCCTGCATTTTAGCCAGCTGTCAAAGCTGCAGGCACACGAGGGCTTCCCAGTCGTCAGTCGTACCCAGCCCAGAGGAATTGGCGAACCCACAATTTTCTTTATCACGCGCAATGCAGTCCTCCTGGCCGTGAATCATATTCGATCCTCTGATTTTGCGTGTGGTGGGGGATGCGTTACTAGTAAGTGTACCCGAGGTACCAGCTACCAAGTTGTCATATCACATCACAATTTCCATATGttcaaatggccaaaatacttattctCTCCTTAATTCATTCTCAATTTTTGTccattaaactttgaaaattcaaacgCGTATGTATCATCCAATTTATGCTAAATTTTCCTGTTAagataaagaataaaaacatcttaaaataattttattttaaaaaataaaaatttacctgtttttcttattttaattttaaaaattaaaaattttcactgtaatttaattttaaaaagttattttttagtGATACTAtttagaattttcatattttagagttaaaaatTGTCTTCCTCAacaaataaaatcttattttttaaataaaatttttattcaccTGCACTTCTCTGTGTAAACTTAACCTTCACCAGACATCGTACATTGGAATTTATTCCATGTCTTCTTCAACACCATGCATAATGGTGTTATAAGAAGATATGGGATATATTCCGCTGTACTTTCACTATATAAACTGCATGTTGCCTCAAAGCTTTTCAGACTTGCAAGAACTGATCAGTACAGTAATTGTACTTAGTCGAAGAAAGAGATTTGACAAGAATTTTCCAGGCTATTATCATGGCAAGAGCTGGGATCCCAAGAGCAAAAATTTCCATGCTTAGGTACGTAATCTTCACCACCATATTGAAATGAATTTCCgcgatttttttttatagtgacGAATTCATGATATTGTCAGCTCTTGGAAGGAGGCTAGGGAAGTTGATCGTCGGTGCTTGAGCAACACTGGGGCGGCGTTCGACGATGATCGTCACCAAACACAGGATAAAAACTTAACCGGAACGACGTCGTGGAGTGGCGAAAAGAAGAGCAGTTCTTCGAGTTATTGGGTTCCACATCCACGTACAGGGATATATTTTCCGCAAGGGCAAGAATGGGTGATGGACGATGTGCCGAAAGGAGCGGCTTCTTTTGTGCAGGCTTATTGGCTCAGGACTGAAGACGGTGTCGAGAAACCCGACCCAGACCATGGTCATCATCATCACTGGGATTCCAGTTGCTTCCATGCAAGCTCTTAAATCTCAAACAGTTCTATCTATGCCAAATAATATAGCATTAAAAGATATTATGTAATATCGGGTTTTATTTATACTAGATGACTTGATCTTGTTTGTCATAAGCTTCAATTCTTTCTATCGTTCATCTCAGTTTCGCTTTACGACACCGTTTCATATAAGACGATAGCCGGAAAGGAGGACACCTTTTACCCTCATTCAAAGTTGAATTTGAACAAGCAAGCTTACGTTTGATCGCTTTCTTGGCTTGATCAAGTTCGAATCAAGGTGATTTTAGGGGAACTTCAGTTCCTAGGGTGTggtaatatcattttaatttggtttgaggAGAGCTTGTAGACGTAGGTTACactctttttttaattgggTCGAATTAAAGctgaataaaatttcaaatcagcTTAGCTCAACTTAATTCTAAGTCAATTCTTACTCAAGTTCTCTTTGAAACTTGCCTTACCAGCAAACTCACAGTTGTATATAACAggaaaaattaagttattaaagTGAAATATAATATGGTATTTGAGTAATTGAAAGTGTTAATGTTGGCCAGCCAATTAGTTTCAGTTTTTAAGAATAAAcagctcaaatcaaatcaaatcaaatcaaatcaaatcagatAGTGTTAATACAATTTCAGGACCAACCATCTTAAGATATGAACGTAAAAATTCAATATtcgataaaatatttgaaatatatccctaaaatctctaataatataataatatatcacccACTTATAATTCAGATTCTTTCTCATATTTCTTTATGTTTCCTCCACATGCGTGAGcattatgtcattttatattgCTCTATATTTCTGCATAAAAAGTAAGCCAGTTACTTACAGTTGCTTTGTATTATTCATTCATTCTGAACTTATTTTGACCTCACACTTCAATTTTGAAAGGCATCGATTAAGTCCCTTAACTTTTATTGGATGTTAATTTTTGTGCATCATTCAACCCTCCAATCAAAAGGTTTGGGAAAACACTTGATTATTCATTCCCGTCTTTGTGATTTTTGATATTGACTTAAAATCCTCGACTTTTGTTAGATGTGAGATTTTTGATATTAACAATTTGGATTGTTTTGCAtcgtttaaatatatataaatggtcTATTTGAGAATgcataattaaatgaaattagTTGGACGTAGAATTAGGACGACCAACGCCTAGAAATTATTCTTTGAATCAAAATCCATAATTGTGAGAACATATGCAATTGCATGATTTGCAAGCGCAGCATAATTCCATTTCTGACTAAAATATTAGCtgtcaattttttcttgttaatttagAGGCTTAAGAAAGAAGATGTTCCACGTTGGTGCTTCTTGTCGCTTTCTGATGGTTCCATTTGTCATTAGATAGGCTTTTTATAATTGTAAAACGGCCTGGTAATGGCTATGAAAACCTGTTGGCATATCTACACTGTTGTGTTAATGGCTTCTTCACACCTGCTTGGAGCTGGTCATGTCTGTTTTGATTGGGCCTTTCTCTTGGGCTGCAGCCTCAGTATCTTCCATTTATTCCTCCAAGTTTGGGCCTTCCTCTAGGGTTTAAACTTGAGCATTTTCTGTTGATTCAAGCTTCTCTTGACTTTGATGAAATTCACAACTAACCCAAAtgagtaaatttcaaatttaaactttaattcgATAATTCGATTcgatattaatttgtttatccaCTCGGTTacaatttttatctcattgttAATATTGTTTACCTTTTCTAACAATACTATTGATACTATCGACAATTctccaataatattttatataattcaaataaagttgAATTCAAACCCAATCTGGGTATAATAGCTTCAATCCAAATAGAGTTGGATCCACACTTGGCTTTGCCAGCTCAATTGAATCCATTCCTAACAGGTCCTAAAagtaataatatgaaaataacgATGTTTATTTGTTAGTatctttacaatttctttaagattaaataacaatttcttatCAAACCACTTCttaccattttaaaaaaattacaataaaatgcAATCACTCACATATCATATTGAGATAACATAATAATGatgatatttatcaaattatataattttatattttacttaatcaattatatatacaccCTTAATCTTCActaatataaattcaatatgaCAGAAGTACTTAGAAAATGGACATTTTAGGCATCACACTACTACTctaacattataataatatatatatatatatatatatatatatatatatatatatatatatatatttatttatttatttatttgttaaaacaCTCAATTAGTATCAGTAGTATGATtataaactcttaatttattaattgaatcacattaaaaattttgtagtCGATGCCTTTATCATTACCTTGTGTTGAAATTAATGACAGTTTAATATGCTTCTTTCTACACTAATCTCATCACTGACATAAAATGGTCAAATTGGtttgatgatgatcaaggaaTCAATGCTTACCAATTTGCTACTTTGCGTTAAACACGCAATGGAAATGAAATGACCCAGTGAAGTTCCCCACCACCACAATTTGTATTTGGGTTGGGAAGCATTCAATTTGTTTGGATTTTCACATTATTTATAGAAATACTATAACTTAAAATTGTTAACGTTAGTCAATTGATTCTTACCCTAGTgtcttttaagtttttgaaactctAGCCTTGATTGAATCTCATCATCACTattatttttgattgatttacgATGTCAAGGCTAACAAGAATGATAAGATTATGTAATAGAGACTAGAGATATATCTATCCATGTCATGAAAGAAGATTGTGAAATGATATAATTAGTTTCCGAGCATGAGTAATCAAAGATTTGTTAATTGGAATGTGTTGGAAATGACAATATCATTGTGGAAATGAGTCGATAATAGAGAAACTGAGGCTAGAGTGGATTTGGAAATTGAATAGAATTAAAGATGAGTCATCAAAAGTGAAAATGATGAATAGGATTTAATTAACCTATAGGAAGAAGAGAATGAAGGTGaaagttaaagagaaaaaaaaaagtaatataaatatgacttttaaagggtttttattgaatttttgttcgtttaaagttaaataatatttttgaaaaataaaatatttatacacttataaatacttataattagatataaaaacATATCGATTCAGTTCATAACTCAATTtaatctctcatttttttttatcacttatagATCATATTTATCATGTTGATAATCTTCGTATAAACCCTGtaaattaattcaatatgatttatttaaaaatcttaaaataattataaataattgaatattaaaactatataaaaggCCGCGAAGACATCGTTAAGAGGTTTAGATTTAGATGGTGTTTATCATGTTAGTGAGTTTGTTTGATCCACTAGATATGCTAATTAACAAACTTTGACAGAGATTAGCCCGTACTTAGTGTGACCTAACATGATGTGTGTCATTGATAATCCTAATTTAAGTGTTAATGATATGCcaaaaatatgacaaaataaaaatcagtaaCATATTAGCGTAACGTATCCAACGTATCTAGTTATTGTTTTACAGGCAATTCAGAATCattcataataataatgataCGCACATAATAATAAACAGAGCGAAAACAGCTCACCTTCTTCCTCGTCACGCCGCGTCTCCTCTTTATAAAGACTTCCCTCTAACCTCTCTCTCTATAtgcttcaaaatttgaaatccaACTACTCTTTTCTCAGTTTTCCTTTTTCATAACCAAAATTCAACACACAGAACAAATTCTGTACCCTTTAAGAACCAGGCGCGAAAATAGAAACACTGTCCTACGGGGAGGTTGATGATGTTGCGGTGGTGTTGCAGGTGTTTAGGGAAGCGTGGTAGTGATGGTTTGTTGTGGCACTCGGACTTGAAGCCGCACGCGTCTGGTGATTATTCGATCGCGGTGGTTCAGGCGAACTCTAATCTGGAAGACCAAAGCCAAGTGTTCACATCTCCTTCTGCCACTTATGTTGGTGTTTATGATGGACACGGTGGTCCTGAGGCTTCTAGATTTGTTAATAGGCATCTTTTTCCCATTTTACATAGTGAGTTTTCACCTTTGAGTTTTTTCTTCCGTTTGATTGTGCATGTATGTGTATGCGTGTGTGTTTTGGTGTGTTCTTTGTGGATATATGGTGTGAGGAACGATGGgttgatttcaaaatttgatctttctctttgaatttttcttattttttatttgttggggGAAAGGGGAGTTTGCTGTTGAATTCTGATGAATTGGTGGCAGAAAGTTACTGCAGGATtggatttaatcataatttatggAAACTTATAGAAGTAGCTTTTGAATACAGCAGAACTGAACAAATTTATTAAGAAATGGAAGAATCTGCACTCTGGCACGATCGAGTTGTTggttttttaatcataatttttaaatattttctggAAAAAACAATTGCTCTGAAGTAACGGACTCCATATCTTCTTATACTAAAATTCTCTGCGTCATATGCAGAATTTGCTATGGAACAAGGAGGATTGTCTGCAGAAGTGATAAAGAAGGCATTTCTTGCTACTGAAGAGGAATTTTTGCGTTTAGTTAAGCGTGCATTGCCCGTAAGGCCACAAATTGCTTCAGTTGGATCATGTTGTCTACTTGGAGCAATTTCAAATGATGTATTGTATGTGGCGAATCTTGGTGATTCTAGAGCAGTTCTTGGTCAGAGAGTTCCAGTGGATAGCAAACACATAGTGGCGGCTGAACGGTTGTCAACTGATCATAATGTTGCAGTTGAGGAGGTAAGAAAGGAAGTTGAGGCACTTCACCCTGATGATTCACATATTGTGGTTCATAGTCGTGGAGTTTGGAGGATAAAGGGCATAATTCAGGTATAATGAGGTTCTTTTTCTCTGTTTGTTTGCTTCTCTACTTGTTTGTTGCTAATCTAtgagtgaaattttttttgttagatatTTTCCCTTGATTCTTCTGGCAGGTATGATAATTTGCTTTTTAAAGTACTTCCAACAAGTGATGTTTCAATATTCTGAAATATTCAGTGGCgggatttgattaaaattataagtatttttCCACTAGAAACATCTCTCTAACCAATatggtttttttattatatcagtCATTTACCGCTCAACTCTACCAGCATTCAATTCGTGTTTCTTGCCATTTTAGTTTAAAGATTGCcatgttatttgaaaaattttgctTTCTGTTGTGATAAATAGCCAAGGAAAGTTGTactttttgtgttttaaaaaaGAGGACATGCTGATTTCCCCTGTTTATTCTGGTGAATTGAATAGGAATTTCTATCTcctaaattaaaaatgttaaaacaacAATTGCTTGGACAGGATCTTACTCTGACGAAAAAAGATGAGAGTCTGCATAATTATGCATAATAGTGGAAGAATAAAATGTGGTTTAATCTTACTGTGACAAGACAGTTGTTTTCATATATGGAGTACCCATTACTTTTATTGGGTTCCCTTTTGCTTTATGTAAAGGTTTCTGTATACGCATTTTAATGTGCTGGACTCAATGTTGTTATAGAAAGGGGTTTATCTGCCATGTTCACCGGGAATCTTATGCTCTGGTCTTCTACCATCTCAGGCAGCTAAGTGAGTGTACTTTGTACTTTATGCTTGAGATATGCATGGAGACCCCCCAAGCGTAATACTGAAGCGTATGTGACTACTGGgattccttttgttttttacatTTGCTGATATGCTTTATCTAATTCTGTCGGCTTCCGGaacatagaaaattttaactgaGCGTTATTCTTTCTGTTGCTTGTCATTGATTCACAATCTGAAATTATGAGATGGAAGtaacttatttcatttttttaacttctagGTTTCCAGATCTATTGGTGACGTCTACTTGAAGAAACCTGAGTTTTACAGAGACCCAATTTTTCAGCAATTTGGATACCCCATCCCTCTGAAAAGACCCGCAATGACAGCTGAACCCTCAGTTCTTAGTAGAAAGCTTAGGCCTCAAGACTTATTTCTGATCTTTGCATCAGATGGCCTTTGGGACCAGTTAAGTGATCAAGCGGCAGTGGAGATTGTTTTCAAAAACCCAAGAAATGTTCGTTCTCATCCCGATTTTCTGATCTTCTATTGCAATTTCTGTCTGTTTTATGCTGTTCAGCTTTTGAGTCATTTTTACAATTTCATGTTGGACAATTAGTGCCAATCTTCATTAGAATTGTCATAACATTTTCTGTTTTTACTTCTTCTCTCAGGGAATTGCTAAGAGATTAGCTAGAGCTGCCCTTCAAGCGGCtgcaaagaagaaagaaatgagaTACAAAGACATAAAGGAGATCGAAAAGGGAATACGGCGACATTTTCATGACGATATCACTGTGGTTGTAGTATATCTTGATCATCACAAAAACTCGTTAGGTCGGAGCAGATTTAAGCAGAGTGATATTGGCTGCATCAGTGCACCTGTTGACATCTACTCCCTAAATGCAGATGAAACCGAAGAGGATCTGCTGAAAACCCGGCTACCTGAATAAATGAACTTGTCTAAGAGTGAAGTGCTAACATTTAGACTAAGTTTATCAGTAGTAATTTGATTAGTATACATGGAGGGTATACAGATGGTGAACAGTTTGTGTAGTTATTGTCACTGTTGATTGCTCGATCAAGATGATATAGAGATGGAGAAACAAGCTGTAATAGATTTTTCCAAGTGAAGATCTAGTCCCCATTGCCCCTTGTttagttgttttatttgtttaattatcgATTTTGTCTCGTACAAAATTGATAATACCAAATTCCAGAAATCCTACAAACAAGTTTTGTAATCCTTTCGTTGAGATGAGAATTTAAATGGAACCAAGTCTTAACCAGAGTTagtttcagtttgatttaagttcaaaatattcaacttaaaattgagtttaactcgttttattaaaaaaaaaaattaaaaaaaaactatcaaaaggttaaataaaaaaaaaattgttcaagatAATAAATATGTTTGCGACTTGATTGAGCCAAGTTAGTTTAACTTGATCTCAAATTAggattattcaattcaaattataatctaaattcaaattgttT
Encoded here:
- the LOC123226994 gene encoding probable protein phosphatase 2C 63; this encodes MMLRWCCRCLGKRGSDGLLWHSDLKPHASGDYSIAVVQANSNLEDQSQVFTSPSATYVGVYDGHGGPEASRFVNRHLFPILHKFAMEQGGLSAEVIKKAFLATEEEFLRLVKRALPVRPQIASVGSCCLLGAISNDVLYVANLGDSRAVLGQRVPVDSKHIVAAERLSTDHNVAVEEVRKEVEALHPDDSHIVVHSRGVWRIKGIIQVSRSIGDVYLKKPEFYRDPIFQQFGYPIPLKRPAMTAEPSVLSRKLRPQDLFLIFASDGLWDQLSDQAAVEIVFKNPRNGIAKRLARAALQAAAKKKEMRYKDIKEIEKGIRRHFHDDITVVVVYLDHHKNSLGRSRFKQSDIGCISAPVDIYSLNADETEEDLLKTRLPE
- the LOC123228226 gene encoding uncharacterized protein LOC123228226, with translation MARAGIPRAKISMLSSWKEAREVDRRCLSNTGAAFDDDRHQTQDKNLTGTTSWSGEKKSSSSSYWVPHPRTGIYFPQGQEWVMDDVPKGAASFVQAYWLRTEDGVEKPDPDHGHHHHWDSSCFHASS